The following proteins are encoded in a genomic region of Hippocampus zosterae strain Florida chromosome 2, ASM2543408v3, whole genome shotgun sequence:
- the LOC127593891 gene encoding probable Bax inhibitor 1 isoform X2, with protein MNVFDRNIDLDALFKFSQISHSTQVHLKKVYSSLAACMFLAAAGAYTHVVLRLFQGGVLFALASLAMMVWLAATPHDARTEKKRLAILAGFAFLNGVGLGPTLDFVIAVNPSIIVTAFMGTSLIFICFTLSALYAKRRSYLFLGGTLMSGVSILFLMSLLNMLFGSVMLFKAHMYLGLLVMCGFVLFDTQLIIEKAENGDKDYVWHCVDLFLDFLTIFRKLMVILALGDKDKKKEKK; from the exons ATGAACGTGTTTGACCGCAACATCGACTTGGATGCTCTCTTCAAGTTCTCCCAAAT ATCTCATTCCACCCAGGTGCACCTGAAGAAGGTCTACTCCAGCTTGGCGGCGTGCATGTTCTTGGCCGCGGCCGGCGCCTACACGCATGTGGTCTTGCGCCTCTTCCAG GGCGGCGTGCTGTTTGCCCTGGCATCCCTGGCGATGATGGTGTGGCTGGCGGCGACGCCGCACGACGCCCGCACGGAGAAGAAGAGGCTGGCCATCCTGGCGGGATTCGCCTTCCTCAATG GCGTGGGTCTCGGCCCCACACTGGACTTTGTCATCGCCGTCAACCCCAG CATCATCGTTACGGCCTTCATGGGAACCTCGCTCATTTTCATTTGCTTCACGCTCAGCGCCCTCTATGCCAAACGCAGGAGCTACCTGTTCCTCGGAG GCACGCTGATGTCCGGCGTGTCCATCCTCTTCCTGATGTCGCTCCTCAACATGTTGTTTGGGTCCGTGATGCTCTTCAAG GCTCACATGTACCTGGGCCTGCTCGTCATGTGCGGCTTCGTCCTCTTCGACACTCAGCTCATCATTGAGAAGGCGGAGAACGGAGACAAGGACTACGTCTG GCACTGCGTGGACTTATTCCTGGACTTCCTCACCATCTTCCGCAAGTTGATGGTCATCCTTGCCCTGGGCGACAAG gacaagaagaaggagaagaagtag
- the LOC127593891 gene encoding probable Bax inhibitor 1 isoform X1 → MEHFFWISSSRGTMNVFDRNIDLDALFKFSQISHSTQVHLKKVYSSLAACMFLAAAGAYTHVVLRLFQGGVLFALASLAMMVWLAATPHDARTEKKRLAILAGFAFLNGVGLGPTLDFVIAVNPSIIVTAFMGTSLIFICFTLSALYAKRRSYLFLGGTLMSGVSILFLMSLLNMLFGSVMLFKAHMYLGLLVMCGFVLFDTQLIIEKAENGDKDYVWHCVDLFLDFLTIFRKLMVILALGDKDKKKEKK, encoded by the exons ATGGAACATTTCTTTTGG ATCTCATCTTCTCGTGGCACCATGAACGTGTTTGACCGCAACATCGACTTGGATGCTCTCTTCAAGTTCTCCCAAAT ATCTCATTCCACCCAGGTGCACCTGAAGAAGGTCTACTCCAGCTTGGCGGCGTGCATGTTCTTGGCCGCGGCCGGCGCCTACACGCATGTGGTCTTGCGCCTCTTCCAG GGCGGCGTGCTGTTTGCCCTGGCATCCCTGGCGATGATGGTGTGGCTGGCGGCGACGCCGCACGACGCCCGCACGGAGAAGAAGAGGCTGGCCATCCTGGCGGGATTCGCCTTCCTCAATG GCGTGGGTCTCGGCCCCACACTGGACTTTGTCATCGCCGTCAACCCCAG CATCATCGTTACGGCCTTCATGGGAACCTCGCTCATTTTCATTTGCTTCACGCTCAGCGCCCTCTATGCCAAACGCAGGAGCTACCTGTTCCTCGGAG GCACGCTGATGTCCGGCGTGTCCATCCTCTTCCTGATGTCGCTCCTCAACATGTTGTTTGGGTCCGTGATGCTCTTCAAG GCTCACATGTACCTGGGCCTGCTCGTCATGTGCGGCTTCGTCCTCTTCGACACTCAGCTCATCATTGAGAAGGCGGAGAACGGAGACAAGGACTACGTCTG GCACTGCGTGGACTTATTCCTGGACTTCCTCACCATCTTCCGCAAGTTGATGGTCATCCTTGCCCTGGGCGACAAG gacaagaagaaggagaagaagtag